From a region of the Coffea arabica cultivar ET-39 chromosome 3e, Coffea Arabica ET-39 HiFi, whole genome shotgun sequence genome:
- the LOC113738002 gene encoding squamosa promoter-binding-like protein 1 isoform X1, with product MEAEIGGKAYHYYGPVVSDLKAVGKRSVEWDLNDWKWDGDLFTAAPLNSLPSDCRSRQFFPIGSEIPTNSLVSNSVSSGSDEMFVGSDKGKRELEKRRRGVDGEDEELTDEAGSLHLKLGGHVYPITEGDADKWEGKSGKKTKVVGPSSNRAVCQVEDCRADLSNAKDYHRRHKVCDVHSKATRALVGNVMQRFCQQCSRFHVLQEFDEGKRSCRRRLAGHNKRRRKTHPESVESGTPATDERGSNYLLISLLRILSNIHSNNSSDQTKDQDLLSHLLRSLAGLAGIVNEKNLTGLLPGSQDLQNAGTSDGNPAKDTSRNMLQYSTMPASESAQKRILGDDDNGIVRISSPAQSTLLLPPKEGILTKASSLGTTIGKTRMNNIDLNNAYDDSQDCIENLQSSDCPTHIGKASSGCPLWVYQDPYKSSPPQPSGNSGSTSTQSPSSSSGEAQSRTDRIVFKLFGKDPSDFPLALRKQILDWLSHSPSDIESYIRPGCVILTIYIRMDKSTWEELCYDLTSSLRRLLDASTDSFWKSGWIYARVRHRVAFVYDGCIVLDTPLPHKSQKSCRILNIKPIAVCASGEVKFSVRGINLSQPTTRLLCALEGKYLAQERCADVIGGADLYIEHAEIQTLNFTCTVPDVTGRGFIEVEDHGLSSSFFPFIVAENDVCSEISTLESIIEAAEISNGLHGNNQNLEARNQALDFIHEIGWLLHRSQLKFRLGQQDPNLDTFPFQRFRWLIEFSVEHDWCAVVKMLLNVLFNKLMGEEKRSSIEDALLDIGLLHRAVRRNCRSMVEVLLRYHPDADLNKLSAIRYVFRPDVKGPGGLTPLHIAAGRDGAEHVLDALTDDPGLVGVEAWRSARDSTGLTPNDYACLRGHYSYIHLVQKKINKKWGSQHVVLEIPDGHLQSSMNQKTADENKSRKVSSLSTEMSVVKPSHVHCRQCEQKLAYGRNRTSLAIYRPAMLSMVAIAAVCVCVALLFKSSPEVDYVYGPFRWEYLEYGSS from the exons ATGGAAGCCGAGATTGGGGGAAAGGCCTACCATTATTATGGTCCAGTCGTGTCAGATTTGAAGGCTGTTGGGAAGAGGAGTGTGGAATGGGATTTGAATGATTGGAAGTGGGACGGGGACTTGTTTACCGCTGCACCCCTCAATTCTCTGCCCTCCGATTGTAGGAGCAGGCAGTTCTTCCCTATTGGATCAGAAATTCCCACAAACTCCCTTGTGTCCAACAGTGTATCATCtggttctgatgaaatgtttgtCGGGAGTGACAAAGGCAAGAGGGAATTGGAGAAAAGGAGGAGGGGTGTTGATGGGGAAGATGAAGAGTTGACTGATGAGGCAGGATCGCTTCATCTGAAGCTGGGTGGCCACGTGTACCCTATCACAGAAGGCGATGCAGATAAGTGGGAGGGCAAGAGTGGGAAGAAAACAAAAGTTGTGGGGCCTTCATCTAATCGTGCCGTCTGCCAAGTGGAGGATTGTCGAGCTGATTTGAGCAATGCTAAGGATTATCACCGGCGACATAAAGTCTGTGATGTGCATTCTAAGGCTACCAGAGCTTTGGTTGGGAATGTTATGCAACGGTTCTGTCAGCAGTGTAGCAG GTTTCATGTTCTTCAAGAGTTTGATGAAGGTAAGCGGAGCTGTCGTAGGCGTTTAGCAGGTCATAACAAACGGAGAAGAAAGACACATCCAGAGAGCGTAGAGAGCGGTACCCCAGCTACAGATGAACGGGGCAGTAATTatctacttatcagtttgctAAGGATACTCTCCAATATACACT CAAATAATAGCTCAGATCAAACAAAGGATCAGGATTTGCTATCCCATTTACTGAGAAGCCTGGCTGGTCTTGCTGGTATAGTTAATGAGAAAAACTTGACTGGATTATTACCTGGATCTCAAGATTTGCAAAATGCTGGGACATCTGATGGGAATCCTGCAAAG GACACTTCTAGGAATATGCTGCAATATTCAACCATGCCTGCTTCTGAATCAGCACAGAAAAGAATTTTGGGAGATGATGATAATGGGATTGTACGAATTTCATCTCCAGCTCAATCCACTCTACTTTTACCTCCAAAAGAAGGCATCTTGACCAAAGCAAGTTCCTTGGGTACTACCATTgggaagacaagaatgaataacATTGACCTGAATAATGCTTATGATGATTCTCAAGATTGTATAGAAAATCTACAAAGTTCTGATTGCCCTACGCATATTGGAAAAGCTTCTTCTGGCTGCCCTTTATGGGTGTATCAAGACCCATACAAGTCTAGCCCACCCCAGCCAAGTGGGAACTCAGGCTCTACATCTACGCAGTCACCATCCAGTTCCAGTGGAGAGGCCCAG AGCCGCACAGATCGAATAGTTTTTAAACTCTTTGGGAAAGACCCTAGTGATTTTCCTCTTGCCCTTAGGAAACAG ATTCTTGATTGGTTATCACACAGTCCTAGTGACATTGAAAGCTACATCAGACCTGGTTGTGTCATACTAACAATTTACATACGCATGGATAAATCCACATGGGAAGAG CTGTGTTATGATCTCACCTCCAGTTTGAGGAGGCTTCTTGATGCATCTACAGATTCTTTCTGGAAAAGCGGATGGATATATGCTCGAGTGAGGCATCGTGTGGCATTTGTATATGATG GCTGCATTGTTTTGGacacaccattaccgcataagaGCCAAAAAAGTTGCAGGATATTAAATATCAAGCCAATTGCAGTTTGCGCCTCTGGTGAAGTTAAATTTTCAGTTAGAGGAATCAACTTATCTCAACCCACCACTAG GTTACTATGTGCACTAGAGGGAAAATATTTAGCCCAGGAACGTTGTGCTGATGTAATAGGCGGAGCTGATCTATACATTGAGCATGCTGAGATCCAGACACTTAACTTCACTTGCACTGTACCAGATGTTACTGGCAGGGGATTTATAGAG GTTGAGGATCATGGTCTAAGCAGCAGCTTCTTTCCATTTATAGTTGCCGAGAACGATGTTTGTTCTGAAATATCTACCCTGGAGAGCATCATTGAGGCTGCTGAAATTTCTAATGGTTTACatggaaacaaccaaaatttaGAAGCCAGGAACCAAGCTCTGGACTTCATACATGAAATTGGTTGGCTTCTCCATAGAAGTCAGTTGAAGTTTAGATTGGGTCAACAGGATCCCAACTTGGATACATTTCCCTTCCAGCGATTCAGATGGCTTATAGAGTTCTCAGTCGAACATGACTGGTGTGCGGTGGTCAAGATGCTTTTGAACGTTCTGTTCAACAAACTCATGGGTGAAGAAAAACGCTCTTCAATTGAAGATGCACTGCTGGACATTGGGTTGCTCCATAGAGCTGTTCGGCGAAATTGTAGGTCCATGGTTGAAGTCCTCCTAAGATATCATCCAGATGCAGATCTGAATAAATTAAGTGCAATCCGCTATGTATTTAGACCTGACGTCAAAGGCCCTGGGGGCTTGACTCCTCTGCACATAGCAGCCGGACGCGATGGAGCTGAGCATGTGTTGGATGCATTAACTGATGATCCTGGACTG GTGGGAGTTGAAGCATGGAGAAGTGCCCGTGACAGCACAGGATTGACACCAAATGATTATGCATGCTTGCGAGGTCACTACTCATACATCCATCTGGTCCAAaagaaaatcaataaaaaatggGGCAGCCAGCATGTGGTGCTTGAGATTCCTGATGGTCATCTACAGAGCAGCATGAACCAGAAAACGGCAGATGAAAATAAGTCAAGGAAGGTTTCCAGCCTCAGTACTGAGATGAGTGTAGTGAAACCAAGTCACGTACACTGCAGGCAGTGTGAGCAGAAATTGGCTTATGGAAGGAACAGAACATCGCTAGCAATTTACAGGCCGGCCATGCTTTCGATGGTTGCAATTGCGGCTGTCTGTGTTTGCGTGGCTTTGTTGTTTAAGAGCTCTCCGGAAGTGGATTATGTTTATGGTCCCTTCAGGTGGGAATATTTGGAGTATGGATCAAGCTGA
- the LOC113738002 gene encoding squamosa promoter-binding-like protein 12 isoform X2 codes for MLRIITGDIKSVMCILRLPELWLGMLCNGSVSSVAEFDEGKRSCRRRLAGHNKRRRKTHPESVESGTPATDERGSNYLLISLLRILSNIHSNNSSDQTKDQDLLSHLLRSLAGLAGIVNEKNLTGLLPGSQDLQNAGTSDGNPAKDTSRNMLQYSTMPASESAQKRILGDDDNGIVRISSPAQSTLLLPPKEGILTKASSLGTTIGKTRMNNIDLNNAYDDSQDCIENLQSSDCPTHIGKASSGCPLWVYQDPYKSSPPQPSGNSGSTSTQSPSSSSGEAQSRTDRIVFKLFGKDPSDFPLALRKQILDWLSHSPSDIESYIRPGCVILTIYIRMDKSTWEELCYDLTSSLRRLLDASTDSFWKSGWIYARVRHRVAFVYDGCIVLDTPLPHKSQKSCRILNIKPIAVCASGEVKFSVRGINLSQPTTRLLCALEGKYLAQERCADVIGGADLYIEHAEIQTLNFTCTVPDVTGRGFIEVEDHGLSSSFFPFIVAENDVCSEISTLESIIEAAEISNGLHGNNQNLEARNQALDFIHEIGWLLHRSQLKFRLGQQDPNLDTFPFQRFRWLIEFSVEHDWCAVVKMLLNVLFNKLMGEEKRSSIEDALLDIGLLHRAVRRNCRSMVEVLLRYHPDADLNKLSAIRYVFRPDVKGPGGLTPLHIAAGRDGAEHVLDALTDDPGLVGVEAWRSARDSTGLTPNDYACLRGHYSYIHLVQKKINKKWGSQHVVLEIPDGHLQSSMNQKTADENKSRKVSSLSTEMSVVKPSHVHCRQCEQKLAYGRNRTSLAIYRPAMLSMVAIAAVCVCVALLFKSSPEVDYVYGPFRWEYLEYGSS; via the exons ATGCTAAGGATTATCACCGGCGACATAAAGTCTGTGATGTGCATTCTAAGGCTACCAGAGCTTTGGTTGGGAATGTTATGCAACGGTTCTGTCAGCAGTGTAGCAG AGTTTGATGAAGGTAAGCGGAGCTGTCGTAGGCGTTTAGCAGGTCATAACAAACGGAGAAGAAAGACACATCCAGAGAGCGTAGAGAGCGGTACCCCAGCTACAGATGAACGGGGCAGTAATTatctacttatcagtttgctAAGGATACTCTCCAATATACACT CAAATAATAGCTCAGATCAAACAAAGGATCAGGATTTGCTATCCCATTTACTGAGAAGCCTGGCTGGTCTTGCTGGTATAGTTAATGAGAAAAACTTGACTGGATTATTACCTGGATCTCAAGATTTGCAAAATGCTGGGACATCTGATGGGAATCCTGCAAAG GACACTTCTAGGAATATGCTGCAATATTCAACCATGCCTGCTTCTGAATCAGCACAGAAAAGAATTTTGGGAGATGATGATAATGGGATTGTACGAATTTCATCTCCAGCTCAATCCACTCTACTTTTACCTCCAAAAGAAGGCATCTTGACCAAAGCAAGTTCCTTGGGTACTACCATTgggaagacaagaatgaataacATTGACCTGAATAATGCTTATGATGATTCTCAAGATTGTATAGAAAATCTACAAAGTTCTGATTGCCCTACGCATATTGGAAAAGCTTCTTCTGGCTGCCCTTTATGGGTGTATCAAGACCCATACAAGTCTAGCCCACCCCAGCCAAGTGGGAACTCAGGCTCTACATCTACGCAGTCACCATCCAGTTCCAGTGGAGAGGCCCAG AGCCGCACAGATCGAATAGTTTTTAAACTCTTTGGGAAAGACCCTAGTGATTTTCCTCTTGCCCTTAGGAAACAG ATTCTTGATTGGTTATCACACAGTCCTAGTGACATTGAAAGCTACATCAGACCTGGTTGTGTCATACTAACAATTTACATACGCATGGATAAATCCACATGGGAAGAG CTGTGTTATGATCTCACCTCCAGTTTGAGGAGGCTTCTTGATGCATCTACAGATTCTTTCTGGAAAAGCGGATGGATATATGCTCGAGTGAGGCATCGTGTGGCATTTGTATATGATG GCTGCATTGTTTTGGacacaccattaccgcataagaGCCAAAAAAGTTGCAGGATATTAAATATCAAGCCAATTGCAGTTTGCGCCTCTGGTGAAGTTAAATTTTCAGTTAGAGGAATCAACTTATCTCAACCCACCACTAG GTTACTATGTGCACTAGAGGGAAAATATTTAGCCCAGGAACGTTGTGCTGATGTAATAGGCGGAGCTGATCTATACATTGAGCATGCTGAGATCCAGACACTTAACTTCACTTGCACTGTACCAGATGTTACTGGCAGGGGATTTATAGAG GTTGAGGATCATGGTCTAAGCAGCAGCTTCTTTCCATTTATAGTTGCCGAGAACGATGTTTGTTCTGAAATATCTACCCTGGAGAGCATCATTGAGGCTGCTGAAATTTCTAATGGTTTACatggaaacaaccaaaatttaGAAGCCAGGAACCAAGCTCTGGACTTCATACATGAAATTGGTTGGCTTCTCCATAGAAGTCAGTTGAAGTTTAGATTGGGTCAACAGGATCCCAACTTGGATACATTTCCCTTCCAGCGATTCAGATGGCTTATAGAGTTCTCAGTCGAACATGACTGGTGTGCGGTGGTCAAGATGCTTTTGAACGTTCTGTTCAACAAACTCATGGGTGAAGAAAAACGCTCTTCAATTGAAGATGCACTGCTGGACATTGGGTTGCTCCATAGAGCTGTTCGGCGAAATTGTAGGTCCATGGTTGAAGTCCTCCTAAGATATCATCCAGATGCAGATCTGAATAAATTAAGTGCAATCCGCTATGTATTTAGACCTGACGTCAAAGGCCCTGGGGGCTTGACTCCTCTGCACATAGCAGCCGGACGCGATGGAGCTGAGCATGTGTTGGATGCATTAACTGATGATCCTGGACTG GTGGGAGTTGAAGCATGGAGAAGTGCCCGTGACAGCACAGGATTGACACCAAATGATTATGCATGCTTGCGAGGTCACTACTCATACATCCATCTGGTCCAAaagaaaatcaataaaaaatggGGCAGCCAGCATGTGGTGCTTGAGATTCCTGATGGTCATCTACAGAGCAGCATGAACCAGAAAACGGCAGATGAAAATAAGTCAAGGAAGGTTTCCAGCCTCAGTACTGAGATGAGTGTAGTGAAACCAAGTCACGTACACTGCAGGCAGTGTGAGCAGAAATTGGCTTATGGAAGGAACAGAACATCGCTAGCAATTTACAGGCCGGCCATGCTTTCGATGGTTGCAATTGCGGCTGTCTGTGTTTGCGTGGCTTTGTTGTTTAAGAGCTCTCCGGAAGTGGATTATGTTTATGGTCCCTTCAGGTGGGAATATTTGGAGTATGGATCAAGCTGA